The following nucleotide sequence is from Primulina huaijiensis isolate GDHJ02 unplaced genomic scaffold, ASM1229523v2 scaffold42781, whole genome shotgun sequence.
CACATCACAGTTCAAGtcaaaattcatttattttacaaCCATATAGTCTTCACCTTTGCCCCCAATTAATTTTCCACGaaataaaatcaacaaaaatacagTATACATAACTATGTATTATCGTTATCAAGAAACAATTTATTTGAATAAGATGAACAGTTTATCGTCTTactgtaaaaaaaattgatatactcacatttttttgttttaaaccaAGATGATCGACTGAACAGTTTTTACAAAACAAAACTCGAAAGTAAATTTTTCGGTGTAATATAGATTCAAGATGTACGCCTATGGATGTTTGATTTGTGGAATTATACCCTTTtctttgaaattgaaattatgTCTATTattcttctaaaaaaaataaataaaaattaggaATAGTGTTACTGATGTATAACTTTGTTTAGTACAAAAGGTAACAATTTTATTCTATCATTCATTTGACTTGgagttttataataatttgattCAAGATAAATCTGCAAGCCATAATTTGTATATTATTATTCTCTTATCATAGATAATTTATCTCAAATTGGACATTATattataatgataaataaaataaggtttttttggtaaattgaattgtaatataatatatattaacgGCTGTCgactttttttaataaattaataatattttattttatttttaaatttactcgataaaaatcacaattttaatacaaaaagaattaaatgtACAAATCCACCAGGGGTACTGAAGAATCGCATAGCTAtgattttaacaaattttatttttgagttgATAAAAAacaactttaattaaatattatcagCACATGTCAAAATAGGAAACATACTGGCGAACATATCTTTATtgtataataacaataaaaagtgTGTAAATAGGAAGTTTGATTCGattttatctaatttatttcgattttaaaatcatataatttaatattcaaatcgTTTTTCTATTCTTGGTTTTATACCAAAACAATTCAATTATTTCGTTTTGGTTCATTCGATTTTGAGAATGAtttaaattagtaatttaaatataatatattatcttaattaatttttaataaaatctttaaaagattataataaaaaataaaatatttaaatatataatctaaaagatataaattaaaataattatgtggAATTTTAACTAATGAATGAGTGCCACGTTTACGATTGTCACGGCAAGTTGAATGCTTCTTGTATGCTTCATCTCCGTTCCAGGCTCCAGGTGTTTCTCACTATAAATATGTTGATGTATTTTGAGAAGCTTACCTTTTGATTTCAACATTATCCACCTCAACCGGTTACCCAAGTAATCAAATACATTTTCAACCAAAATTTTGATTCAATTTCACCATGACATGCGAAAAATATCAGGCCGCCGATTTGTTACCCGGTTTGCCTGAAGAGATTGCGCTGGAGTGTCTAACTCGGTTGCACTTTTCAACTCACCGAGTCTCCTCCCAAGTTTGCAAGCGATGGCGAGAGATCATCCAGAGCGAGGATTTTTACTACCACAGGAAGAAGTATGGGTTTACGCACAAGATGGCATGTTTGGTTCAAGCGCTTCCCGCTGAATCCGGGTCAAAACCGGCGAACCAACCCAGGTACGCAATTTCCATGTTCGATCCGTTGACTCGGAGCTGGGACAGACTCGAGCAGGTCCCTAAGTACCCAGATGGGCTGCCGATGTTCTGTCAAATAACCAGCACCGAAGGTAAGGTGGTTTTGATGGGTGGGTTGGACCCATCGAGTTGGGAGCCTGTTAAGGACGTGTTTATGTACGATTTCACGAGCCAGTCGTGGAGTAAGTGCGCGGACATGCCGTCGATTCGGTCTTTTTTCGCAGCGGGCGGCGTGGAGGGTAAGGTGATAGTCGCCGGGGGGCACGACGCGAGCAAAAACGCGTTGAGTTCGGCGTGGGTTTTCGATATAAAGAAGAACGAGTGGAGCGAGTTGCCAGGGATGAAACAAGTGCGGGACGAGTGCGAAGGGATCGTGATCGGGTCGGAGTTTTGGGTCGTGAGCGGCTACGACACCGAGTCGCAAGGGAATTTCAAGAGCAGCGCCGAAGTTTACGATGTTAGAAGCGGCGGCGAGTGGAGGATGGTAGAGGAGGCGTGGCGCGTGCGCGAGTGCCCGAGGTCCTGTGTCGGCGAAAACGAAAAGGAATTGTTACGTTGGGGGGCGAGTGACCCGACTGTGCGCGTGGGTTCATGTGGGGTGGACCTTGGGAAGTGGAGTTTATTGACCGGCGCAACTTATCAGGGTGGCCCACATATCTTCTTTCTATtggataataataaaaagaataataataaaattaatatcacACCCAATGAAAAATTTTCTGGGTTCGTGCAATCTGGCTGCGCCATTGAGATATAGCTAGCTAGGGAGTTTGTACAATtggaaaatatcaaaatttttaaatttggtaTTTGCACGCTCTTGTAACTATGTACAGTTTAATTTGGGAAGACGTAGCATTTGAAAATAGCTAGAATTTTTGCCTTCTGGAATAGTGTGTGCGTCTTTGTGTATGCGTGTCCATATATATTGTAATCTAATGTAATGAAAATGATCAATTACGGAAACATGCCTTGTCCTTTTCTTTGGCCGGTGCAAGTGAGTGGACATGTGCCTGCTTTTGTATGAATTTGATCGAtaggaatttgaatttttatttgacACGATGATAGGTTTATCTGTTTTCAATAATTGATTCGAGTTTTTTATGTTCGATTCTTTGCGGGgtttgaattaaaagtttctagCTCCTTAGGGGACAATCGATAAAATTGGAAGTTTATGCAAAAAAATAGAATTTAGTGTTATAGTGATTATTATTTGCGGAGAAAGCtcactttaaaaataataattaaaagttCACCCAAAGAAACACACattaatgacaaaaacttgtgtgagacggtctcacggatcctattttgtgagacggatctcttatttgggtcatctaagaaaaatattattttttatgctaaaattattattttttattgtgaatatcggtagggttgatccgtctcacagataaagattcgtgagaccgctTCAAGAGATTTACTCTACATTAATTTAGCAAAGGAGTTTTAAGGggtaaatattttcaaattgtagaaagataaatcatatatattagtTATGTTtggttaatatattttttataattgatttaatttatatttaaatcaaaatcaaaccatAAAAGTGAAAATTTCACATAAGGCAGATAACGCTCTTATAAGATAACTCAACGTTGCCAATCTTAATCACAAGAGTCTTTTTCAGATGCCCAAGTCTACCACGAAAGACCCAAAACAGTTATAAAGTTAACACAGACAGACAACAGGATCACCATTTTTTCTAATCAATCTCTTTCAGTCattagcaaaaaaaataaaaaaatgatctgAGAACACCGAGGATAATCATCGAATCTCGTCCCGAATAAATGAGAACGACTATATTGATGAACAGGATATCATATTATGGttgttattttacaaatttacaCTGTCCTTCTGCCTCATCTAATTGTGTGACCTTAGTCTGCCATTCTTTTGGTCTCGTACTCTCTGTACTTGAACTTTCCCGAGTTCTTGGCAACTATATGAACATCAAATTTGATATTTCACTAGATGAAGGGGAATATGAAGTACTCCGCGTAAAACAGATTCCATATAAAACGGTAAAATTCGGAGATTGCATCCTGCAAGAATGAAGAAAATTGTATTAACATCAATTGTCAAGGTTCTTTTTTTGGTTATCATAATCCAGGCAATTAAGAGGGAAGGGAgggaccaaaaaaaaaaaaattctggaAAACCTACACAAGACTGTAAATGATCCAACCCATAATCCATATTTCTAAAAGCTTGTTCCGTAGCCCAAAAAACAGTAAAAGTATACATTTAGCACAACACCAGGACTTTGATACTTTGGCATCTAAACTTACAGAACGGGTGGTGCATTCTCTCGGGTATAAGCCGCTAAAATTCGACATGGAAACCAAATTATAGAGTCAGATAGGCTGGAGAGCAAAAATCATAATCGTTTTTAAACTGAGATATGTGTTATGTTGTTCAGGAGGTGAAGTGGCAAAATCAAGTCTACCAAACAGGTATATGATGGCTCCTCACTGTTCTCTTTTCAGTCCTACAATTGTTGAATCTTAATCAAACTGAGATTACATCCataaactaaaaattaaaactgTTGACAGAATGGGCTAATTAACAGCAAAATTACCCATAGAAGACCCATGCTCTAGCTTCCATTTATactttagaaaattgaatgAACGTCTGCTATTTACCGGGTACAAGTATATATATTTCAGATGAGTGAAAAAGTACTAACACAACAGTTAAATTTACGCATAAGCATACATGAGTGTAGAATAAGTGGAAAGAGTAAACAAGAGTCACCTTGGAATAATTTGCTTTTTCCAGTACCCATGCCTGCAAAGAGAGAGCTTAAGACCAGGTCATTACAAATAATAGCATCTAAACAAGAAGAATATTCGCCCCAAAAACAGTGGGAGCCAACTAAATCTATTTAGTAGGAATGGATTGTCATGCTTCAATAGAAATAGATGGAACTTAAAAATGAAGAATTCAACCGAATAAAAGACAGAATAACACATGTATAAACAAATGAAATTAAGTAATAGCATCATAACAAAGCTTAACACGTACCTGGCTAGTTAAACCTAATGCCAGGATAGCATGTGCAGGTATCATTAAATTTCTCCTGAAGGCCTGTAACATATGCCAAGTCTATCTATACTCAAAATCATACTAGTTGAGAAGAAACATGATATCATCAGGTGGATCAGTGGCAACTGAAAAAGCAAATGTAAAATAGTCGAGTGTACAATTACATTTACCTGAGGCATGTAACAAGCTGCCAAAATAGAACCAACGTAATTTATCAACAGAAGCCCAGAACCCAACAATGCAATATTTCTCACGCCAAGTTTTGTTGCCAAAGTCGATATCTGAAACCTTATGAGTCACAATGAACCATGAAGATTCAGCAATCATAGAATTAGTACCTTAAAACTCGCAAAGGATCATATGTGGAAAAGTTAGCATTATTAAAACCAGTTCCTTTGACATTAATTGTAAATAAATGCGAGTTGTTGAATTTTAAATGTCTAAACTGCACGTCCAAATTGCAGGAAAACATATAATAGCAAGAAATGGGTCCCATAACTTACTTGCGATCACCTTCAACATCGGGAAGATCTTTAGTTATGGCAATAACCAAAGCAAATAACGTTACAAATGTGGTAATGAAAGTAACAGGTGAGCTGAAGAAGGAAACATAAACGCCaatatcagaatatcatcagaAACATAAAAAGCAACACGTGGGTAGTTTTGTGTAGTAATTCACCTCCATTCAAACGTCAGACCAAGAGCAGCTCTAGTGGCATAATAGACACCATAATTGAGAAGGAACCCTCGAACCTAAAAGAGTTGTGCGTATTTTGTTCAACACAGATTATATCAACAAATTAGTACAATTATTCACCAAATTACTCCTAAGCATCATCAAGCAATTGTGGTTTTTAAGAAAGATGTTAAAGTATATATTTTACATACCACAGTTAATCACACGTGCAAGGAAAATGGAACAATGAAAAGAAAGGATATTTCCTTCTAGCGTAAATAGATTTGCCAAATAAGAAAAGAAATTATGAAAGTCAAAATTATGATACACTTTCACCATTTCCTCGTCATATTTGACATGAAAAATT
It contains:
- the LOC140969839 gene encoding F-box/kelch-repeat protein At2g44130-like; translation: MTCEKYQAADLLPGLPEEIALECLTRLHFSTHRVSSQVCKRWREIIQSEDFYYHRKKYGFTHKMACLVQALPAESGSKPANQPRYAISMFDPLTRSWDRLEQVPKYPDGLPMFCQITSTEGKVVLMGGLDPSSWEPVKDVFMYDFTSQSWSKCADMPSIRSFFAAGGVEGKVIVAGGHDASKNALSSAWVFDIKKNEWSELPGMKQVRDECEGIVIGSEFWVVSGYDTESQGNFKSSAEVYDVRSGGEWRMVEEAWRVRECPRSCVGENEKELLRWGASDPTVRVGSCGVDLGKWSLLTGATYQGGPHIFFLLDNNKKNNNKINITPNEKFSGFVQSGCAIEI